In the Coriobacteriia bacterium genome, one interval contains:
- the hisD gene encoding histidinol dehydrogenase, whose amino-acid sequence MKNIVLQPGERLTDEMISRAGALPAEVMASAAQIVDTVRAGGDEAVRDYEKRFDRVDLADFRVPAEVLDRACDPDQVDPEFLAACEKAARQIRDFHEREVQQSWFMTRPDGTILGQKVTPLESVGIYVPGGRAQYPSTVLMNAIPAKVAGVERIVMVTPPQADGGALSPYTLCAAKVAGVDEIYTVGGAQAIAALAYGTASIPRVSKITGPGNAYVAAAKRLVSGDVGIDMVAGPSEVCVLADETAEPRLVAIDLMAQAEHDPLATCYLVTTDPDLPQAVLANIEEYLAQTPRREVTEASLTNKGVIVVCADVQQAIDAVNAIAPEHLEVQMAGGMELLGRIKNAGAIFVGTWSSEPLGDYVAGPNHTLPTGGTAKFSSPLSVEQFVKKSSVICYSYEGLEADCDAVVTLASAEGLWSHARSAAMRREVRADQLAQTAAQECGCEGGR is encoded by the coding sequence ATGAAGAACATCGTGCTACAGCCCGGCGAGCGCCTTACCGACGAGATGATCTCCCGCGCCGGCGCCCTGCCTGCCGAGGTCATGGCGTCGGCCGCCCAGATCGTCGACACGGTACGCGCCGGCGGCGACGAGGCCGTGCGCGATTACGAGAAGCGCTTCGACCGCGTTGACCTCGCCGACTTCCGCGTGCCGGCCGAGGTGCTCGACCGCGCATGCGATCCCGACCAGGTCGACCCGGAGTTCCTTGCCGCCTGCGAGAAGGCCGCACGCCAGATCCGTGACTTCCATGAGCGCGAGGTCCAGCAGAGCTGGTTCATGACGCGCCCCGACGGCACGATCCTCGGCCAGAAGGTCACGCCGCTCGAGAGCGTGGGCATCTACGTGCCCGGCGGCCGCGCGCAGTACCCCTCCACCGTGCTCATGAACGCCATCCCCGCGAAGGTCGCCGGCGTCGAGCGCATCGTCATGGTGACGCCGCCGCAGGCAGACGGCGGGGCGCTGTCTCCCTACACGCTGTGCGCCGCCAAGGTTGCCGGCGTGGACGAGATCTACACGGTCGGCGGCGCCCAGGCTATCGCGGCGCTGGCGTACGGCACGGCCTCCATCCCGCGCGTCAGCAAGATCACCGGCCCGGGCAACGCCTACGTGGCCGCGGCGAAGCGCCTCGTCTCGGGCGACGTGGGTATCGACATGGTGGCCGGCCCCTCCGAGGTCTGCGTGCTGGCCGACGAGACGGCCGAGCCGCGCCTCGTCGCCATCGACCTCATGGCGCAGGCCGAGCACGACCCGCTGGCGACGTGCTACCTCGTGACGACCGACCCCGACCTGCCGCAGGCCGTTCTCGCCAACATCGAGGAGTACCTCGCGCAGACCCCTCGTCGCGAGGTCACCGAGGCGTCGCTCACGAACAAGGGCGTCATCGTCGTGTGCGCCGACGTCCAGCAGGCGATCGACGCCGTGAACGCCATCGCCCCCGAGCACCTCGAGGTCCAGATGGCCGGTGGCATGGAGCTGCTCGGTCGCATCAAGAACGCCGGCGCCATCTTCGTGGGCACATGGAGCTCCGAGCCGCTGGGCGATTATGTGGCCGGCCCGAACCACACGCTGCCTACCGGCGGCACCGCGAAGTTCTCCAGTCCGCTGTCTGTCGAGCAGTTCGTCAAGAAGTCGTCGGTTATCTGCTACTCCTACGAGGGCCTCGAGGCCGACTGCGACGCCGTCGTGACGCTGGCGAGTGCCGAGGGCCTGTGGTCGCACGCTCGCTCGGCCGCTATGCGCCGCGAGGTACGCGCCGACCAGCTCGCCCAGACCGCAGCTCAGGAGTGCGGCTGCGAGGGCGGGCGCTGA
- a CDS encoding gamma-glutamyl-gamma-aminobutyrate hydrolase family protein — protein MSHPTCSNVSRAPLIGICPRTEERSKRNGQAILAQKLLVDGIKAAGGVPVVLSETTDPAELARYVAAFDGFVVPGGGDIEPACYGAERLPECGPAEEGRDDFELALVPLVVEADKPLFGICRGNQLLNVALGGTLWQDIPSQLGTLPTPDGEDEDLSAGRAVEQFRATGRISHDQGRPFDTLVHDVAVQPGTLLANILEDAPAQAVATPLAAQAPEPTLDLAHVMVNSLHHQSVRDAGPDLVVNAMAPDGVIEGVELPGKRFVLAVQWHPEMLWPFDGPSMRLFEAFVAACSATGA, from the coding sequence ATGAGCCACCCCACGTGCTCCAATGTCTCCCGCGCCCCACTCATCGGCATCTGCCCGCGCACCGAGGAGCGCTCGAAGCGCAACGGGCAGGCAATCCTCGCGCAGAAGCTGCTCGTAGACGGCATCAAGGCGGCGGGCGGAGTCCCCGTCGTGCTCAGCGAGACCACCGACCCTGCCGAGCTCGCCCGCTACGTCGCCGCATTCGACGGCTTTGTCGTGCCGGGCGGCGGCGACATCGAGCCGGCGTGCTACGGGGCGGAGCGCCTTCCGGAATGCGGCCCTGCCGAGGAAGGGCGCGACGACTTCGAGCTGGCGCTCGTCCCGCTTGTCGTAGAGGCCGACAAGCCGCTGTTCGGCATCTGCCGCGGCAACCAGCTGCTCAACGTGGCATTGGGCGGCACTCTGTGGCAGGACATCCCCTCGCAGCTCGGAACGCTGCCCACGCCCGACGGCGAGGACGAGGACCTCAGCGCCGGCCGCGCTGTCGAGCAGTTCCGCGCGACAGGCCGCATCTCCCACGACCAGGGTCGCCCGTTCGACACGCTCGTCCACGACGTTGCCGTGCAGCCGGGCACGCTGCTCGCAAACATCCTGGAAGACGCACCCGCTCAGGCCGTCGCAACGCCCCTGGCTGCGCAGGCTCCCGAGCCCACGCTCGATCTCGCGCACGTCATGGTGAACTCGCTTCACCACCAGAGCGTACGTGACGCGGGCCCCGACCTCGTCGTCAACGCCATGGCACCCGACGGTGTCATCGAGGGCGTCGAGCTGCCCGGTAAGCGTTTCGTGCTCGCCGTCCAGTGGCACCCCGAGATGCTGTGGCCATTCGACGGGCCATCCATGCGCCTGTTCGAGGCGTTCGTGGCAGCCTGCAGCGCGACCGGCGCCTAG